CGGTCCCGACATCGCGCGCCACGGCCGCTCTGGCGAGGTCCCTGAAGATTCCGATCGTGGAGGATCCGCCACGCGGCGTAGATCTGGATGTCGACGGCGCCGACGAAATCGATCCCGAGCTGCGGTTGATCAAAGGCTATGGGGGCGCGCTTGTCCGGGAGAAGCTCGTCGCCGCCATGGCACGTCGAGTCATCATCATCGCCGACGCGTCGAAGCTCGTGCCGCGCCTCGGACGCGGGGTCATTCCCGTCGAAGTGATCCCGTTCCTCTGGCGCGCGACAGTCGGCCGCCTGTCGGCTCTGGGCGCCTCCTGCTCCGTGCGCGGCGGGACGGCGAGCCCCTTTCTCACCGACAATGGAAACATGGTGGTCGATTTGACTTTTGCCGAG
This region of Chloroflexota bacterium genomic DNA includes:
- the rpiA gene encoding ribose-5-phosphate isomerase RpiA, with product MSDREELKAAVATRALDFVQPGMVLGLGSGTTMRYFVEGLGRRVAEGMSVTAVPTSRATAALARSLKIPIVEDPPRGVDLDVDGADEIDPELRLIKGYGGALVREKLVAAMARRVIIIADASKLVPRLGRGVIPVEVIPFLWRATVGRLSALGASCSVRGGTASPFLTDNGNMVVDLTFAEPPADPSRLARQLKKTVGVVDHGIFIDLADTCVVAGEDGLRMLGSIP